The nucleotide sequence GGCCGAGAAGGTTTGCCCCATCTCTGGTTGCCATATCAATAACCCTGGCAGCAGGAAGCACTGTCGGCTCATGGCTCACCGCCTTATGTAGCTTTGCCGCTGAATCAATTTCCGCAAAAAGATCAAGATTGTTATTGCTGGCTGCGCCGTCTGTTCCCAGGCCGACTCGTATCCCGGCGGCAATAAATTTTGCGACCGGAGCAATGCCGGACCCGAGTTTCATATTGCTTTCCGGACAGGTAACGATCGAGGCACCGCTTTCAGCGATGAGTTGTATATCATTGTTGTTCAGCCAGACGCAATGGACGCAGACGGTATCCTGATCGAGGATGTCAAGATCTGCAAGAAAACGGACCGGACTTGCAGAATGCTGTTTTCTGGACTGAATCACTTCAGCCTCTGTTTCAGACACGTGGATAAACAGTCGGCAACCGGTATCACGGGCGAGCTCTTTGGCTTTAATTATCGTCGTGGCGCTGCAGGTATAGGGGGAATGACAAAAGATCGCCGGAGTGATGAGATCGTGGCCCTGCCAGCTCCTTATATAATCGGCGGCTACAGTGATGTTCTCGAGTGGGTTTGGAGCGTCCGGGGAAGGAAAGTCAATCACTCCCTGGGCTGCGACGGACCGCAGACCTGCATCACTGAACGCCCTAGCGGCATCACTTTCAAAAAAATAGCCGTCGGCAACTGTAGTGGTACCGCTCATGATCATTTCTGCAGCGGCCAGACGTGAACACCAGTAAACCATTTCCGGCGATACAAATCTTGCCTCTGCAGGGAATATGTGATTCTGCAGCCAGTCTGTAAGGGGAAGATCGTCGGCAAGACCTCGGAAAAGGGTCATTGCGCAGTGGTTGTGGGCGTTGATCAAACCCGGCATAACGAGAGCACCCCCAGCATCGATGACCCGCTTAGCCTGCCACCTGCTGTCCAATTCTGCCATGGGTCCGTTGGAAAAGATCCTGTCCTGCTTTAATGCGACATAGCATAATGAGTTGTCAGCAGGGGAAGTGTTATTTTGCGGCAGGGTCCGACAGTTGCTGATGATAAGGTCAAGATCCATGAATTTATTCCCTGGTGATGATTCCTGTCGGCGAGGTTGATATATTCAGATCGACTATCGTTGCTCCCCAGGACCCACCATCTTCTCCGGCAAGTTTGTATGCTTGAACGATCTCAAGTTTTTCAAGAGTAAGATGTACCAGATCGCGAAGGGTTCCTGTTCCTTTACCATGAATGATCCGGATCTGATTGATGCCTTGCTCGTGGCAGGCTTCAAGATAGTCGATTACGACGTCTTTTGCATCCCGGGGTTGGAAGGTATGGAGGTCAAGGACGCCGTCAATTTCAATTTCTACTGGGTCGGAATCATTCAATTGCATAAAGGTTATGATTTCAAGGAGTTAAAATACCAACAACAGCGCCGGTCATACAGGTGGCAATAGTCCCGGCAAGGAGAGATTTCATGCTGAGAGAAACGATATCTTGTCGTCGTTCGGGCGCCATGCTTACCATCCCCCCGATCATTATGCCCAGACTGCCGAAGTTGGCGAAGCCGCACATTGCATAGGTCATGATCAGAATACTTCTTGGCTGCAGGGTACCGGGGGATAGGTTCGCTAGTTCGAGATAGGCAAGAAATTCGTTCAGGATAGTTTTAATGCCCATCAGCGAACCGGCAGTTCTTGCTTCATTCCATGGTATCCCGATCAGCCAGGTCACTGGTGCCATGAATGTTCCAAGCATTCTCTGAAGAGAAAGGGGTGAGCCGGAAATGTCGGGTAAAAATCCGAGAATCTGGTTGAGCAGATGAACCAGTGCCACAAGAACCACAAGCATTGCCAGAACATGAATGAGAAGATGCACCCCGCTGGCAGTCCCGGTGGTGATCGCATCCATCGAGCTTGAAACTTGAATGGGCTGTGAGGGTTTCCCGGCAGTAAGGTTTCCGCTATTGGGGATAATAATCCGGGAAACGGTGATTGCAGCAGGGGCGCTGATGATTGAGGCAACCAGTATGTGCCCCATGGCGCCTCCTGGAATGATGTCCTGAAGGATGGTTGCATAAAGAACCATGACTGTTCCGGCAATGGTAGCCATCCCACATGTCATGAGAGTAAACAATTCGCTTCTGGTCATTGTTTGGAGGTACGGGCGGATCAATAGAGGCGCTTCGATCATTCCGATAAAGATGTTAGCCGCAGCTCCAACTCCCAGAGCTCCTCCTATACGGAGAGTTTTCTGCAGGATTCCGGAAAAAATCCCAACAATTGCCGGGAGAATCTTCCAGTAAAAAAGCAGGGAAGAGAGGGCGCTGATCACCAGAATGAGTGGCAAAGCCTGAAAGGCCAATATGAAACTTGACCCCGGTTGTTTTTCAATAAAGGGCAGTGCCCCTCCACCAAGATAGCCGAAGACAAAAGAGGATCCTGCATTTGTTGCCTCCTGCAATGAGGTGACTATTTTGTTTAAGAGTTCGAAAAGCTTGAGACTGAAAGGAAGTTTAAGAAGAATGACGGCCAGCAGGATCTGGAGGGTTAAACCGATAAGTGCATCACCGAACCGCACCTTTTGCCGGTTTTCACTGATCAGCCAGCAGCTAAGGGTAAGGACAATGAGTCCGAAGAAGCTTTGCAGGGAAGGCATGTCAGGAGCCGGTTTTTTTCCGTTTAAACAACAAGAGCCCGGATCAAGCCTGAGGCAAGACCTGAGCCCTTTTTAATAAAAAAGTATGGTGCCGGAGGTCGGAATCGAACCGACATGGAGTTGCCCCCGCGGGATTTTGAGTCCCGTGCGTCTACCAGTTTCACCACTCCGGCATTATTCTGGAAGCGTAGAGTACAGGCAAGGAATATAGAAGAGTTTGATAAGGGATGTCAAGGAAAAGCATTTGGGTGTAATCCGGGTCGTCCTGCATTTGATTGTTTCGCCTGGTGGGGAGAAACCAGGAACAATTTTTGAAATTTGTAGAAATAATCAAATCCTGACCATAGGGTAAGGCCGACAGAGGTCATGGCAACTGCAACAAGAACCTTGTCGGCAAGAGGATAATACGTGCTTGTTTGGAAGGTGAGCGGTCACTGTCAGGGGAGGTGGCTCATTAACTGGTGCGATCGTAAAAGTATTTTGCCCATCTTTTGGATGGTGAGGAATTGGATTTATATTCACGATAGAAGTACTGGACTTTCTGAACATAGTCCAGGGTCTCCCGGTATTTCGGGACTCTCCCAAGCCTGCTTACTGTGCCAGGTCCTGCATTGTAGGCTGCCAGGGACATCCTCAGGTTGCCATTGAACATTCCCAGCATTTTTCGTAAGTATCTCGTGCCACCATAAATATTCTGCTTGGGATCGAAAGGATCAAGAACCTGCATGTCATCGGCAGTAAGCGGCATCAACTGCATCAGTCCAAGAGCGCCTTTCCGTGATACGGCCAGATAGTCGAAATTGGATTCTGCCCGGATAAGTGCTTTCACAAGCCTGGGGTCAACGTGATGCCGACTTGCGGCACTCCGTATCAGCTGATCATAGGAATCAGGGTTGGGTTCCCAGTCTCCGGATCGGCCGGGAATCATAACCTGGCCGGTCCGGGTAAATGCGGAAAGCTTGGGTCGAAGCCTGACAACGGGTTCAAACTTTGGATCGTCAGGAATGTTTGAAAAGTGAACTACTCCATTGTCATCTACAAAGGTGTAGATGGTGGCATGGGCAGTGAGTGCTGTCAGGAGAGTTGCAAGTACGATTAACATCGTAATAACAACGGCTCTGTTCATCATAATTTGATTATACTATATGCATATTGATATGGTTTATCTTTTTTTCCAGTCGGCAAGAAAATTTTCAATTCCGATGTCGGTGAGCGGGTGCTTTGCCAACTGGGCGATAACCTTGAAAGGAATGGTTGCAATATCAGCGCCGATCAGGGCCGATTCCACGACATGTACCGGGTTTCTGATACTGGCGACGATGACTTCGCTGGTGAAGCCGTAATTGTCATTGATGGCCATGATATCGCTGATCAGATCCATTCCGTTCAAGGAGATATCGTCGAGTCTGCCGACAAAAGGACTGATATAGGCAGCGCCGGCTTTTGCTGCCAGAAGCGCTTGAGATGCGGAGAAGACCAGGGTGACGTTGGTCCGGATCCCTTCGGCGGCAAACAACCGGACCGCTTTCAAACCGTCGGTGGTCATCGGGACCTTGATCACAATGTTGTCATTTATTTTGGCAAGCTTCTTGCCTTCTGCGACCATGCCGACGGCATCAAGACTGACTACCTCGGCGCTGATCGGACCGTCAACAATCGAGCAGATCTCTTTTAAAACCTCCTCAAAGACCCTTCCTTCCCTGGCAATCAGGGTTGGATTGGTAGTCACTCCGTCAACCATCCCCATATCAACAGCCTGTTTGATCTCATCTATATTGGCAGTATCGATAAAAAACTTCATTTTTGATCTCCTTGTTGAGTAGCGGTATATTTTTTACGGCATTCTTGACTGCAAAAATAATGGACCGTGGCACCGAACTTTTCGGTAACGGCCTGTTTCATTGGTATATAAGTGTGGCAGACAGGATCTTCGACCAGAACATCCTGGGCCGGAAGCTCTCCGCCTCGGGGCTTTGAGGCAACACCTTTTTTCCTGCTACCGGTCAGCAACCGGTAAAGAATATAAAAAAGCAGGGTGAGTATGACTATCCTGATCGGGGTCATTTGGGAGTCACCTCTTTTTCCCAGGCAGTCCTGTAGATCACGTCTCTGCCGGCAAAAGGAAGCGCGCGTAGCATCGCAGAGGAGGAAAGATGCAATGCCGGATGCCGGTGGTCCGGCGCGATGTCTGCAAGTGGAGCAAGAACAAAATGTCTCTTGTGCATTTCCGGGTGGGGAAGAATGAGTCTTTCTTCTGCAATGACCAGATCATCGTAATACAAAAGATCCAGATCAATGGTTCTGTCAACGGTCAACTCCCGATTCCGGCCGAGTGTGTTCTCTATACCCATGGTTGCCTCAAGCAACGTCTGCGGATCAAGGTTTGTCTCAATGGCCCCGACAGCATTCGTAAACCATTGTTCAGAAAAGTCCTGGCACTCGACATGGAGATCAGTTTTTCTGACCGGTTTTGACATGTATGGGGCAGAAAGAGTCAGAGGGGTTATTCCTTTGACATTGCCTAGTAGCTTCCAGGCCTTTTCAAGATACTGGCGTCCATCCCCAATGTTGGAACCCAGGGCGATAAAAACCAGCGACATCAGAAGCCGATTTCCCGGATACGGTCGATGGCTTCCTGCAGTCTTTCTTTTGAAACAGTGAGAGCGATGCGAAAATATCCTTCTCCAGGTCCCCCGAAACCGTTGCCCGGGGTGGTCACGATGCCCGCGTTTTCCAGCAGGTGCGCGACAGTTCCGGCAGAGTCATACCCTTTCGGAGTTTCGACCCAGACATAGAAGGTGGCCTTGGGGCATTCTGCCTTCAATCCCAATTTGGCCAGCCCGTTTAAGACAACGTCTCTTCGCTCGGTGTAGATTGTCTGCATCCTGGCAAGCCATGACGCATCATCGCGCATGGCTTCAATTCCTGCCACCTGGATTGCCTCAAAGATCCCGGAATCGATATTGCTCTTGATCTGTCCGAGCCCGCCGATAATTGAGGCATTCCCTGCAGCCCAGCCGATACGCCAGCCGGTCATGTTGTAGGTTTTTGACAGGGAGTGAAACTCGATTCCGACCTCCATGGCCCCGGGTATTTCCAGGAAGCTCAGAGGAACATAGCCGTCAAAGGACATTTCCGAATAGGCGAAATCATGGCAGATCATGATGTTGTGGGCATTGGCAAAGGCAACGACTTTTTCGAAGAATTCCCGGGTGGCGACAGCGGCTGTCGGATTATTCGGGTAATTCAGGAACATCATTTTGGCCTTTGTCAAAACGTCGGCGGGGATCGCATCGAGATCAGGGAGAAAACCGTTCTCCTTGCGCAGAGGCATCTCATAAGGGACTCCACCGGCAAACAGGGTCGCGATCTTGTAGACCGGATACGCCGGACTGGGAACCAGAACAACATCTCCCGGGTTGATAAAAGCCAGAGGGATATGAGCGATTCCTTCCTTGGAGCCGATGAGTGAAACCACTTCCTTGACCGGATCAAGCTTTATACCGCAACGTTTGTTGTACCAGGCACTGACCGCCTCCCTGAACCTGTTCATCCCGGAATAACTCGGGTATCGGTGATATGCTGGAATCTTTGCCGCCTCGGCCAGCTTGCTGATAATGTGGTCCGGGGTGGGCAAGTCGGGGTCACCGACGCCAAGATCGATAACGTCAACCCCTCTTGCTTTGACGGCATCTTTTTTTCTGTCCAGTTCGGCAAAAAGATACGGCGGGAGCTGCTTCAGTCTGTCTGCTTTTTCTATCGTGATCATTTGTTTTTGAAATTCCTTGCTAAGAGAAGATTAAAGGTCTTGAAGATTCAGGACGTCAAACATGGTGTACATGCCATTCTGCTTGCCGGCGATCCAGGCTGCGGCGAGTGCGGCACCGCGGGCGAAATTGTCACG is from Pseudomonadota bacterium and encodes:
- the folK gene encoding 2-amino-4-hydroxy-6-hydroxymethyldihydropteridine diphosphokinase yields the protein MSLVFIALGSNIGDGRQYLEKAWKLLGNVKGITPLTLSAPYMSKPVRKTDLHVECQDFSEQWFTNAVGAIETNLDPQTLLEATMGIENTLGRNRELTVDRTIDLDLLYYDDLVIAEERLILPHPEMHKRHFVLAPLADIAPDHRHPALHLSSSAMLRALPFAGRDVIYRTAWEKEVTPK
- a CDS encoding LL-diaminopimelate aminotransferase; translation: MEKADRLKQLPPYLFAELDRKKDAVKARGVDVIDLGVGDPDLPTPDHIISKLAEAAKIPAYHRYPSYSGMNRFREAVSAWYNKRCGIKLDPVKEVVSLIGSKEGIAHIPLAFINPGDVVLVPSPAYPVYKIATLFAGGVPYEMPLRKENGFLPDLDAIPADVLTKAKMMFLNYPNNPTAAVATREFFEKVVAFANAHNIMICHDFAYSEMSFDGYVPLSFLEIPGAMEVGIEFHSLSKTYNMTGWRIGWAAGNASIIGGLGQIKSNIDSGIFEAIQVAGIEAMRDDASWLARMQTIYTERRDVVLNGLAKLGLKAECPKATFYVWVETPKGYDSAGTVAHLLENAGIVTTPGNGFGGPGEGYFRIALTVSKERLQEAIDRIREIGF
- the fsa gene encoding fructose-6-phosphate aldolase, whose amino-acid sequence is MKFFIDTANIDEIKQAVDMGMVDGVTTNPTLIAREGRVFEEVLKEICSIVDGPISAEVVSLDAVGMVAEGKKLAKINDNIVIKVPMTTDGLKAVRLFAAEGIRTNVTLVFSASQALLAAKAGAAYISPFVGRLDDISLNGMDLISDIMAINDNYGFTSEVIVASIRNPVHVVESALIGADIATIPFKVIAQLAKHPLTDIGIENFLADWKKR
- a CDS encoding lytic transglycosylase domain-containing protein; the protein is MLIVLATLLTALTAHATIYTFVDDNGVVHFSNIPDDPKFEPVVRLRPKLSAFTRTGQVMIPGRSGDWEPNPDSYDQLIRSAASRHHVDPRLVKALIRAESNFDYLAVSRKGALGLMQLMPLTADDMQVLDPFDPKQNIYGGTRYLRKMLGMFNGNLRMSLAAYNAGPGTVSRLGRVPKYRETLDYVQKVQYFYREYKSNSSPSKRWAKYFYDRTS
- a CDS encoding nucleoside:proton symporter; the protein is MPSLQSFFGLIVLTLSCWLISENRQKVRFGDALIGLTLQILLAVILLKLPFSLKLFELLNKIVTSLQEATNAGSSFVFGYLGGGALPFIEKQPGSSFILAFQALPLILVISALSSLLFYWKILPAIVGIFSGILQKTLRIGGALGVGAAANIFIGMIEAPLLIRPYLQTMTRSELFTLMTCGMATIAGTVMVLYATILQDIIPGGAMGHILVASIISAPAAITVSRIIIPNSGNLTAGKPSQPIQVSSSMDAITTGTASGVHLLIHVLAMLVVLVALVHLLNQILGFLPDISGSPLSLQRMLGTFMAPVTWLIGIPWNEARTAGSLMGIKTILNEFLAYLELANLSPGTLQPRSILIMTYAMCGFANFGSLGIMIGGMVSMAPERRQDIVSLSMKSLLAGTIATCMTGAVVGILTP
- a CDS encoding TRASH domain protein: MTPIRIVILTLLFYILYRLLTGSRKKGVASKPRGGELPAQDVLVEDPVCHTYIPMKQAVTEKFGATVHYFCSQECRKKYTATQQGDQK
- a CDS encoding amidohydrolase, which gives rise to MDLDLIISNCRTLPQNNTSPADNSLCYVALKQDRIFSNGPMAELDSRWQAKRVIDAGGALVMPGLINAHNHCAMTLFRGLADDLPLTDWLQNHIFPAEARFVSPEMVYWCSRLAAAEMIMSGTTTVADGYFFESDAARAFSDAGLRSVAAQGVIDFPSPDAPNPLENITVAADYIRSWQGHDLITPAIFCHSPYTCSATTIIKAKELARDTGCRLFIHVSETEAEVIQSRKQHSASPVRFLADLDILDQDTVCVHCVWLNNNDIQLIAESGASIVTCPESNMKLGSGIAPVAKFIAAGIRVGLGTDGAASNNNLDLFAEIDSAAKLHKAVSHEPTVLPAARVIDMATRDGANLLGLNDTGILTAGMKGDLIIVDLDKPHLTPQYDLASLMVYAASGSDVVTSIINGRIVMEDRVFPDTDLHQIMNIVQEMATKVTTAI
- a CDS encoding Smr/MutS family protein — protein: MQLNDSDPVEIEIDGVLDLHTFQPRDAKDVVIDYLEACHEQGINQIRIIHGKGTGTLRDLVHLTLEKLEIVQAYKLAGEDGGSWGATIVDLNISTSPTGIITRE